The Candidatus Wallbacteria bacterium genome has a segment encoding these proteins:
- a CDS encoding S8 family serine peptidase, producing the protein MKLSVILILLFSFVIYAADTAEIRIGVLDSGTDFTHDLLKRVIDKHNPEFTGQKDVDDDKNSYVDDIFGWNFNDNSSQLVDLALAPANYDEILHFMEIYCKFQEVGMAGLGADDQKYLKEKAEDDAFMAKVTSTAEWAHGTHVGGITAGESSPVVIRGISQAGLGASALIDIDEAVGQVCFAVSSNSRGNGRAEWRGIQDNPNFKEIVAELEKVGQSKAEKMIAEGKYLAGQGMKIVNCSWGSDFVSLFKTVQQMMPQLGYEKATTAEVIEMTNLFVEKALLPSGAELFKNLNGSLIVIAAGNTPFNTDNYKSLPVDVAEGCKLVVAATNGDKSLANFSTWGPKKVDVAVPGVNVLSSYPGGKMGRMSGTSQAAPLAVRYASVVLATNPSLTAEKLKEVILSTVDKKPWLEGKVRSGGMINVKRAASAARAMSEGAGLEEAVTKAFQAVPESKAFRGGEQLRFGSEFEKELYFKIVF; encoded by the coding sequence ATGAAGCTATCCGTGATTTTGATTCTATTATTTTCCTTTGTAATTTATGCCGCTGACACTGCTGAAATCAGGATCGGAGTCCTGGATTCAGGCACTGATTTCACCCATGATCTGCTGAAACGGGTGATTGACAAGCATAATCCGGAATTCACGGGCCAGAAAGATGTTGACGATGATAAAAACAGCTATGTAGACGATATTTTCGGCTGGAATTTCAATGATAACAGCTCCCAGCTTGTGGATCTCGCGCTCGCACCCGCGAATTACGACGAAATCCTCCATTTCATGGAAATCTATTGCAAATTTCAGGAAGTAGGCATGGCCGGACTCGGCGCTGACGATCAGAAGTACCTGAAGGAAAAAGCTGAGGATGATGCGTTCATGGCAAAAGTAACGTCAACAGCTGAATGGGCGCATGGAACCCATGTCGGCGGCATCACTGCCGGCGAATCTTCACCGGTCGTGATCAGAGGCATCTCCCAGGCAGGGCTGGGAGCCAGCGCATTAATAGATATCGATGAAGCCGTAGGGCAGGTCTGCTTTGCGGTCTCCTCAAATTCCAGAGGGAACGGCCGGGCCGAATGGCGTGGCATTCAGGATAATCCTAACTTCAAGGAAATCGTGGCAGAACTTGAAAAAGTGGGCCAGAGCAAAGCTGAAAAAATGATTGCAGAGGGAAAATATCTGGCAGGCCAGGGCATGAAAATAGTCAACTGCTCCTGGGGTTCAGACTTTGTCTCCCTCTTCAAGACAGTGCAGCAGATGATGCCGCAGCTCGGCTATGAAAAAGCGACTACTGCAGAAGTCATCGAAATGACGAACCTGTTCGTGGAAAAAGCGCTTCTGCCGTCAGGAGCTGAACTTTTCAAAAACCTGAACGGCTCCCTGATCGTAATCGCGGCAGGCAACACTCCCTTTAATACAGACAATTACAAATCCCTTCCGGTTGATGTCGCTGAAGGCTGCAAGCTTGTGGTGGCGGCTACCAACGGCGATAAATCCCTGGCCAATTTCTCCACCTGGGGTCCCAAGAAAGTAGACGTGGCTGTTCCGGGCGTGAATGTGCTGTCATCCTATCCGGGCGGCAAGATGGGCCGCATGAGCGGTACTTCGCAGGCAGCTCCGCTGGCTGTGCGTTACGCATCAGTGGTACTCGCTACGAATCCCTCGCTCACAGCGGAAAAGCTCAAGGAAGTCATCCTGTCCACTGTGGACAAGAAACCCTGGCTGGAGGGTAAAGTGCGCTCTGGCGGCATGATCAACGTGAAACGGGCTGCATCAGCCGCCAGGGCCATGTCTGAAGGTGCCGGACTTGAGGAAGCTGTAACCAAGGCTTTCCAGGCTGTGCCTGAGTCCAAAGCCTTCCGCGGCGGGGAGCAGCTGCGCTTCGGGTCAGAATTTGAAAAGGAACTGTATTTCAAGATAGTGTTCTGA
- a CDS encoding DNA alkylation repair protein has product MKNIIDEITALLKSQADPKVAANYEQYFKKVIRFHGLKTPEIRNLFSEYYSKSIKTMPFDEQIELAYRLFESKYAEEKSFGIGILKKNLKKLDHSHIKDFEPIIDKHIYDWGTSDSLSGKIISRMIEAHPEYGKLLIPWKDAKCLWRQRSACVSFVNVARFGKHNDTIIKIGSACVKNPERFVQLGLGWMLRELSLADLDLTIKFIKANYRHFSREGLRYAIEKMEPDLRQEMLAFKLR; this is encoded by the coding sequence ATGAAAAATATCATTGATGAAATTACGGCATTGTTGAAATCCCAGGCAGATCCAAAGGTTGCTGCCAATTACGAACAGTATTTCAAAAAGGTGATCAGATTCCACGGTCTGAAGACCCCGGAAATCAGAAATCTTTTTTCTGAATATTACTCAAAAAGCATTAAAACGATGCCTTTTGACGAGCAAATAGAGCTAGCTTACAGGCTTTTCGAGTCAAAATATGCTGAGGAAAAATCCTTTGGAATAGGGATATTGAAGAAAAATCTGAAAAAGCTGGATCATTCACACATAAAAGACTTTGAGCCGATCATTGATAAACATATCTATGACTGGGGTACCAGCGACAGCCTGTCCGGCAAGATCATTTCCAGGATGATCGAAGCTCATCCTGAATACGGGAAATTACTGATCCCCTGGAAGGACGCAAAATGTCTCTGGCGTCAGCGTTCCGCTTGCGTGAGTTTCGTGAATGTCGCTCGATTCGGCAAACACAATGATACGATCATAAAAATAGGCTCAGCCTGCGTGAAAAATCCTGAGCGCTTCGTGCAGCTTGGACTTGGCTGGATGCTCAGGGAACTGAGCCTTGCCGACCTTGACCTGACCATTAAATTCATCAAGGCAAATTACAGGCATTTCTCAAGAGAAGGGCTGCGTTACGCCATTGAAAAAATGGAACCTGATCTAAGGCAGGAAATGCTGGCTTTTAAATTGCGGTAA